A window of the Hevea brasiliensis isolate MT/VB/25A 57/8 chromosome 6, ASM3005281v1, whole genome shotgun sequence genome harbors these coding sequences:
- the LOC110641870 gene encoding peptidyl-prolyl cis-trans isomerase CYP22 produces the protein MASGGNAAIGTGNVEWHVRPPNPKNPIVFFDITIGTIPAGRIKMELFADIAPKTAENFRQFCTGEYRKAGLPVGYKGCQFHRVIKDFMIQAGDFLKGDGSGCVSIYGHKFEDENFVAKHTGPGLLSMANSGANTNGCQFFITCAKCDWLDNKHVVFGRVLGDGLLVVRKIENVATGPNNRPKLACIIAECGEM, from the exons ATGGCTTCGGGAGGCAACGCAGCTATTGGTACAGGGAACGTGGAGTGGCATGtgaggcctccaaaccctaaaaaCCCAATTGTTTTCTTCGATATTACCATCGGCACCATCCCTGCTGGTCGCATCAAGATGGAACTCTTCGCTGATATTGCCCCCAAAACCGCCGAAAATTTCAG GCAGTTTTGCACCGGCGAGTACAG AAAAGCAGGATTGCCTGTAGGTTATAAAGGGTGCCAGTTCCATAGGGTGATTAAGGATTTCATGATTCAAGCCGGTGATTTTCTCAAG GGTGATGGTAGTGGATGTGTTTCGATATATGGACACAAGTTTGAGGATGAAAATTTTGTTGCCAAACATACTGGTCCTGGTCTACTGTCAATG GCAAATAGTGGAGCAAACACAAATGGCTGTCAG TTCTTTATCACTTGTGCAAAATGTGACTGGCTCGACAATAAGCATGTTGTGTTTGGG AGGGTGCTTGGGGATGGTCTTCTGGTCGTCCGGAAGATTGAGAATGTGGCTACTGGACCCAACAACCGGCCTAAATTGGCATGTATTATTGCTGAATGTGGGGAAATGTAG